The DNA window CGCCGGGGACGAACAAGGCGATCTTCGACCGGATCGAGCCGGGCAGCCAGCACCGCGCGATCGGGATCAAACAGGTCGGCCCGACCGTCGGGAGCGCGGTCGGCGCGCTCCTCGTGACCGGGACCGCCGGCCTCGTCTTCCCGCGGTTCGGCTTCCTGCTCGCCGCCGCGGTCGGGTTCGTCGTCGCCGGGGGCTTCTGGACGACGTACCGCCGTGCGAGTCCGAGCGAGGCCACGTCGCCCGACTTCCGCGCGCTGTCGTCGAACCCGGCGTACCTCGTCCTGCTGCTCTCGGGGGTGTGTCTGGGGTCCGCGTTCTACACGACGACCGGCTACGTCACCCTCTTCGTCGGCGAGTCCGTCGGCGCGTCGGTCGCGGTCGCCGGCGCGGTCCTCGCGTCCACGCAGGTCGCGAGCAGCGCCGGGAAGGTGGCGGTGGGGTCGCTCGCGGACGCCCTTCCCGGGCCGGCCCGGACGCGAACGGGCGGGATCCTCGTCGTCCAGGCGGCCGGCGGCGGGGTCCTCTACTTCCTCCTCCCGGCGACGGGGTCCGTCCTCGCCGCCAGCGTCATCTTCGCCGGGATCGGGGCGCTCGTCATGGGTTCGACCGGCCTCTACTACTCGTGTCTCTCAACGCTCGTCGAGGAGGAGAAGCTGGGGGCCGCCTCGGCCGCCGGACAGCTCGCGGTCACCGCCAGCGGGCTGTTCGCGCCGCCCGCCTTCGGCTACCTCGTCGACGTCAGCGGGTACGCGGCCGCGTGGTCCCTTCTGGGCGTCCTCTCGCTCGCGGGGGCCGGGCTCGCGTCACTCGTCGTCGCCGACGCCGTGTGAGCGGTTCCGCCGCCGGGACGGGGTCGTCGCCGGGACGAAGTCGTCGCGGCCGGATCAGGTGTCGCCGGTCTCCGTCGGTACGTCGATGTCGCCGGCGATGATCGCATCGCGGGCGTCGGAGACCGCGGTCACGATCTCGTCGGGAACCTGGCCGCCGATCTCGTCGCCGTAGACGCACTCGACGCCGTTGGATTCGAGCCCGAGTGCGATCGACTCGCCGCCTCGGTGCTCGCCGTCGATGACGTTCGAGACGGACTCGTAGACGGCGGTGTCGACGCGTTTCACCATCGACGCGACGATCACGTCGGAGAACTCCGGCTCGGTGATCGACTGGTCGAGGTCGACCCCGAAGGCGAACCGACCCTCCTCCTGGGCCGCCTGGAACACCCCGACGCCGGTCGCGCCCGAGGCGTGGTAGACGATGTCCGCGCCGCTCTGGTACATCGAGAGCGCCGCCTCCTGGCCGCCCGAGGGGTCGGCGTAGCTGCCGACGTAGCTCGTGGTGACGTCGACGTCGTCGGCCGCGTAGTCGACGCCCGCCTCGAAGCCGGCCTGGAACCGGCGGATGACCGGGCTGTCGACCCCGCCGACGAAGCCGAGGTTCGTCGAGTCGGGGTCGGTCGAGCCGGCGCCGGCCGAGAAGTCGGTCTCGGTCAGGCGCGCGGCGAGCACGCCCATCAGGAACGAGCCCTCGTGCTCGCGGAAGACGTAGCTCGCGACGTTGTCCTCCTCGACCACGGAGTCGACGAGCATGAAGTCCTGGTCGGGGAACTCCGGCGCGTTCTCCGCGAGCGCGTCGGTCTGGTTGAAGCCGATACACGACACCAGGTCGTAGTCGGGGTCCGTCGAGCTGGCGTAGCGCTGCTGGAAGTCGCCGAACTCGCCGGTCCCCTCGGGCTGGGACTCGTCGTACGCGATGCCGAACTCCTCTTCGGCCTGGAGAAGCCCCTGCTGGGCCGCGTCGTTGAACGAGTTGTCTCCGAGCCCACCGTCGGAGTAGACGATGCCCACGGTCGCCGGGACGTCGTCGGAGCCGCCGTCACCGGAGCCGTCGCCTCCCGATCCGTCCCCGCCCGGTCCGCCGCTACAGCCCGCGAGGCCGACGAGGCCCGCCGCGCTCGCCGCTTTCAGGAACCGCCGCCGTTCGATGTCGGATGCCATATCGTGTAGGAACCCGTGCGAACGCGGCATAAACGCGTCGCTCTCGGCGGCAGAGCCGACTCTCCGCGGGATCGAGGGCGCTCCGTCGCCGCGGTCCTCAGTTCTCGACGTCGGCGACGGCCGCCTCGACGACCTCCCGAACCGCCTCGACCAGGTCGTCGACGTCGTCGCTCTCGGCGTACACCCTGACGTACGGCTCGGTTCCGGAGGGACGGACGAGCGTCCACGACGCGTCGGGGAACTCCAGGCGGACCCCGTGGTCGGTGTCGACGGTCGCGTTCTCGAAGGCCGACGGGAGCCGCTCGGTCAGCCGCTCCATGGCCC is part of the Halorubrum aethiopicum genome and encodes:
- a CDS encoding MFS transporter encodes the protein MVSRFWRIVTAVTVWHVAASVCYYAVYAGTPIARDAFDLTGLEVGIVIAALTLGYAVSLLPFGVATDRFGERRTLTVGLVGLSAGALGVAVAPTYPLFLLAAFLLGSMYGSATPGTNKAIFDRIEPGSQHRAIGIKQVGPTVGSAVGALLVTGTAGLVFPRFGFLLAAAVGFVVAGGFWTTYRRASPSEATSPDFRALSSNPAYLVLLLSGVCLGSAFYTTTGYVTLFVGESVGASVAVAGAVLASTQVASSAGKVAVGSLADALPGPARTRTGGILVVQAAGGGVLYFLLPATGSVLAASVIFAGIGALVMGSTGLYYSCLSTLVEEEKLGAASAAGQLAVTASGLFAPPAFGYLVDVSGYAAAWSLLGVLSLAGAGLASLVVADAV
- a CDS encoding BMP family lipoprotein, with the translated sequence MASDIERRRFLKAASAAGLVGLAGCSGGPGGDGSGGDGSGDGGSDDVPATVGIVYSDGGLGDNSFNDAAQQGLLQAEEEFGIAYDESQPEGTGEFGDFQQRYASSTDPDYDLVSCIGFNQTDALAENAPEFPDQDFMLVDSVVEEDNVASYVFREHEGSFLMGVLAARLTETDFSAGAGSTDPDSTNLGFVGGVDSPVIRRFQAGFEAGVDYAADDVDVTTSYVGSYADPSGGQEAALSMYQSGADIVYHASGATGVGVFQAAQEEGRFAFGVDLDQSITEPEFSDVIVASMVKRVDTAVYESVSNVIDGEHRGGESIALGLESNGVECVYGDEIGGQVPDEIVTAVSDARDAIIAGDIDVPTETGDT